A single window of Syntrophotalea acetylenica DNA harbors:
- a CDS encoding RNA polymerase sigma factor RpoD/SigA yields the protein MGKTRKRYPSDVQDVVVEEEVEAVEEKGAGFDAMQVLDEMEEADEEECDDNDDSDEEESGEDKKDDGPSDDAIKLYLREIQKTKLLTAEDERMLARRISQGDAAARDRMIESNLRLVVKIAKRYMNRGLPFLDLIEEGNMGLIKAVERFKLSKECRFSTYATWWIRQSIERALVNQSRTIRLPVHVSDDINKFIKISRELVHQYNREPKVEEIAEYMGVDPAYIRRLMVLVKKTYSIEHPMGENRDYSLIDTIEDANADNPSVFVDDIDKYAHVCKWFQTLSENEQEILILRFGLNDQEPQTLDTIGRRFGVTRERIRQIEAKSLQKLRGIMEEQETASLAFMESEMAKRS from the coding sequence ATGGGCAAAACGCGTAAACGCTACCCGTCGGATGTTCAGGACGTTGTCGTGGAGGAGGAAGTCGAAGCCGTGGAAGAGAAGGGAGCAGGTTTTGATGCCATGCAGGTCCTTGACGAAATGGAAGAGGCAGACGAAGAGGAGTGCGATGATAACGACGATTCCGATGAAGAGGAATCCGGGGAAGACAAAAAGGACGATGGTCCCTCGGATGATGCCATCAAGCTTTACCTGAGGGAAATCCAGAAGACAAAACTGCTGACGGCCGAGGATGAGCGCATGCTTGCCCGCCGTATTTCGCAGGGAGACGCGGCTGCCCGGGATCGCATGATCGAGTCGAATCTGCGGCTGGTGGTCAAGATAGCCAAGCGCTATATGAACCGGGGTCTGCCTTTCCTCGATCTTATCGAGGAGGGCAACATGGGGCTCATCAAGGCTGTGGAGCGATTCAAGCTGAGCAAGGAGTGCCGTTTTTCCACCTATGCCACCTGGTGGATCCGGCAATCCATCGAACGTGCCCTGGTGAACCAGAGCCGCACGATCCGGCTGCCGGTGCATGTCTCCGATGACATCAACAAGTTCATCAAGATCAGTCGGGAATTGGTTCACCAGTACAACCGCGAGCCCAAGGTCGAGGAGATCGCCGAATACATGGGAGTGGACCCTGCCTATATCCGCAGGCTCATGGTGCTGGTAAAAAAGACCTATTCCATCGAGCACCCCATGGGTGAAAACCGCGACTATAGTCTCATCGATACGATCGAGGATGCCAACGCCGACAACCCCAGCGTGTTTGTCGACGACATAGACAAATATGCCCATGTCTGCAAGTGGTTTCAGACCCTGAGTGAAAATGAACAGGAGATCCTGATACTGCGCTTTGGTCTCAATGACCAGGAACCGCAGACTCTGGACACCATCGGGCGGCGGTTTGGCGTAACCCGGGAGCGGATTCGCCAGATCGAGGCCAAGAGCTTGCAGAAATTACGCGGTATCATGGAAGAACAGGAAACCGCCAGCCTGGCTTTTATGGAAAGCGAGATGGCAAAGCGTTCCTGA
- the surE gene encoding 5'/3'-nucleotidase SurE produces MLILVTNDDGVHAPGLAALAETLQELGHVVVVAPDRDRSAIGHALTLHAPLRADLLRPGVYAVDGTPTDCVNLGIHGLLTSRPDLVVAGINRGANVGDDITYSGTVSAAMEATLMGVPAIAVSLDGRTFSDAEFRHAARAALLISRKVLREGLPPDTYLNINVPAQPIRGMRLTRQGRRRYGDMVVEKIDPRGRKYYWLGGGACDFEQADGTDCHALGEGYISVTPLHLDMTNFQSFTFLAQWNADVVDV; encoded by the coding sequence TTGCTGATTCTGGTGACCAACGACGACGGCGTTCACGCGCCGGGCCTTGCCGCACTGGCTGAAACCCTTCAGGAGCTTGGCCATGTTGTGGTGGTGGCTCCCGACCGCGACCGCAGCGCCATCGGTCATGCCCTCACTCTTCATGCTCCATTGCGCGCGGATTTACTGCGTCCCGGCGTATATGCCGTGGACGGTACGCCCACGGACTGTGTCAACCTGGGTATTCACGGGTTGCTGACCTCCCGCCCCGACCTGGTTGTGGCGGGCATCAACCGTGGCGCCAATGTAGGGGATGACATTACCTATTCCGGAACCGTCTCGGCCGCCATGGAAGCGACCCTGATGGGTGTCCCTGCAATCGCCGTTTCGCTTGACGGTCGTACTTTCTCCGATGCCGAATTCCGGCATGCCGCACGCGCTGCCCTGCTGATCAGCAGAAAAGTGCTGCGGGAAGGCCTGCCTCCGGACACTTATCTCAACATCAATGTTCCGGCGCAACCCATCCGGGGCATGCGTCTTACGCGGCAGGGACGCAGGCGCTATGGCGATATGGTTGTGGAAAAAATCGATCCCCGGGGACGCAAGTACTATTGGCTGGGTGGTGGCGCGTGCGATTTCGAGCAGGCTGACGGCACCGACTGCCATGCCCTTGGGGAAGGATACATCTCCGTGACGCCATTGCATCTTGACATGACCAATTTTCAGTCTTTTACGTTTCTGGCACAATGGAATGCCGATGTTGTCGATGTATAG
- a CDS encoding integration host factor subunit alpha, producing the protein MTKADLVEKVYLKTGFSKKESSDIVEMVFDLMKNTLEKGEKIKLAGFGNFVVKQKATRRGRNPQTGEEIEISSRNILTFKPSQVLKSAINGQD; encoded by the coding sequence ATGACCAAGGCGGATCTGGTGGAGAAAGTATATCTGAAGACCGGTTTTTCCAAGAAGGAGTCTTCGGATATTGTGGAAATGGTCTTCGATTTGATGAAAAACACCCTTGAAAAGGGTGAAAAAATCAAACTGGCCGGATTCGGCAACTTTGTCGTCAAGCAAAAGGCCACGCGGCGCGGTCGCAATCCCCAAACCGGCGAGGAGATCGAAATCAGTTCGCGCAACATTCTGACCTTCAAGCCGAGCCAGGTACTCAAGTCGGCTATTAACGGGCAAGATTGA
- a CDS encoding protein-L-isoaspartate(D-aspartate) O-methyltransferase, whose amino-acid sequence MDYSIARRLMVEQQVVRRGVRDPLVLEAMLRVPRHLFVEEALWSQAYGDFPLPIGEKQTISQPFMVAFMTEAMCLRGGEKILEIGTGSGYQAAILSQIVSRVFTVERVPSLARRARRILDSVGCRNVNIKLTDGTCGWEEEAPFDAIIVTAGSPDIPHYYLKQLALDGRLIIPVGSRGSQVLKRVVRIGEDKFSEENLLDCRFVPLIGKYGWKEEEI is encoded by the coding sequence ATGGATTATTCGATAGCCCGTCGGCTGATGGTCGAGCAGCAGGTGGTAAGGCGAGGCGTGCGGGATCCGCTGGTGCTGGAAGCTATGCTGAGGGTTCCCCGCCATTTGTTCGTAGAGGAGGCCTTGTGGTCCCAGGCCTACGGCGATTTTCCCCTTCCCATTGGAGAAAAACAGACGATTTCCCAGCCTTTCATGGTGGCTTTCATGACCGAGGCAATGTGTTTGCGCGGCGGTGAAAAGATCCTGGAAATAGGTACCGGGTCAGGATACCAGGCGGCTATTCTCAGTCAGATCGTTTCCCGGGTCTTTACCGTGGAGAGGGTACCTTCACTGGCGCGCCGCGCTCGCCGTATTCTCGACAGTGTCGGCTGCCGTAACGTCAACATCAAACTCACCGACGGAACCTGCGGCTGGGAGGAAGAAGCCCCGTTCGATGCCATTATCGTTACCGCGGGAAGTCCCGATATCCCGCACTACTACCTCAAGCAGCTGGCGCTTGACGGACGGTTGATCATACCTGTCGGTAGCCGCGGAAGTCAGGTTCTGAAACGGGTGGTGCGAATCGGTGAGGATAAATTCAGCGAAGAGAATCTGCTCGATTGCCGATTTGTTCCCCTGATAGGGAAATATGGGTGGAAGGAAGAGGAGATCTGA
- a CDS encoding adenine phosphoribosyltransferase — MTERNLDVEDLRNAIRDIPDFPKKGIVFKDITTLLSDAKSYHRMVDLIAHRYIGQKIDQIVGIEARGFILGAALAYKLGTGITLVRKPGKLPYKTIQKTYQLEYGTDSLEIHSDAFKGGDRVIVADDLLATGGTVAAVIEMVEDCGAQIVECAFLAELEFLKGREKLQSHKVFSLLKF, encoded by the coding sequence ATGACTGAAAGGAACCTGGACGTGGAGGACCTGCGCAATGCCATTCGGGATATCCCCGATTTCCCCAAAAAGGGGATTGTTTTCAAGGATATTACCACTTTGTTGTCCGATGCGAAAAGTTATCATCGCATGGTGGATCTCATAGCGCATCGTTATATCGGGCAAAAAATCGACCAGATCGTCGGTATCGAAGCCCGCGGCTTCATTCTCGGTGCAGCCCTGGCCTATAAACTCGGTACCGGCATTACCCTGGTGCGCAAGCCAGGCAAACTGCCTTACAAAACGATACAGAAAACCTATCAGCTTGAATATGGCACCGACAGTCTTGAAATCCACTCCGATGCGTTCAAGGGCGGTGATCGTGTCATTGTCGCGGATGACCTCCTGGCTACCGGCGGCACCGTGGCGGCGGTTATCGAAATGGTCGAAGACTGCGGCGCACAGATTGTTGAATGCGCTTTCCTGGCGGAACTGGAATTTTTGAAAGGCCGGGAAAAACTTCAATCGCACAAGGTTTTCAGTCTGCTCAAATTCTGA
- a CDS encoding peptidoglycan DD-metalloendopeptidase family protein, with translation MTFWCHEQVCRAHVVVRLGHAAKIGFGLVLLLALLLAGCGPPRGVYHTVQPGQTIYRIGQTYGVDADDVARLNGIADPTQLKVGQRLFIPGARSRRFVPATVAAGGHRQRVTTVRKRQPSSAASSTPSSSSRRTPAAPSASNKTSVRKNEGTKIPKGRFIWPVRGKLVKPFGQQGYGGRKGIEIEVRHGQTVVAAAAGHVTYSGDGIKGYGNLIILKHADDYFTVYGFNQANLVRAGSYVGKGDHIAVSGSPPGYRGSRLHFEIRHGKEALNPVSFLP, from the coding sequence ATGACTTTTTGGTGCCATGAACAGGTTTGCAGGGCGCATGTTGTTGTTCGCCTGGGCCACGCCGCGAAGATTGGGTTCGGGCTGGTTCTGCTGCTGGCGCTGCTGCTGGCCGGCTGTGGACCACCCCGGGGCGTATACCATACGGTGCAGCCCGGGCAGACCATTTACCGCATCGGGCAGACCTATGGAGTGGATGCCGATGACGTGGCACGTTTGAACGGCATCGCGGATCCCACTCAGCTCAAGGTTGGACAGCGGCTTTTCATACCCGGCGCGCGCAGCCGAAGATTTGTACCGGCCACCGTGGCTGCCGGGGGCCATCGGCAGCGGGTGACCACCGTCAGGAAGCGTCAGCCATCCAGCGCTGCCTCATCGACTCCGTCCAGCTCCTCCCGCAGAACCCCCGCCGCGCCGTCAGCCAGCAATAAGACCTCTGTCAGGAAAAACGAGGGAACAAAAATTCCCAAAGGCAGGTTTATCTGGCCGGTTCGTGGTAAACTGGTGAAGCCCTTTGGACAACAGGGGTATGGCGGCCGTAAGGGAATCGAAATCGAAGTCAGGCACGGGCAGACGGTGGTCGCTGCCGCGGCAGGGCATGTCACCTACAGTGGGGACGGCATCAAGGGCTACGGTAACCTGATCATACTCAAGCATGCCGACGACTACTTCACGGTTTACGGGTTCAACCAGGCCAATCTGGTGCGGGCCGGAAGCTATGTCGGCAAGGGTGACCACATAGCTGTTTCCGGGTCGCCGCCGGGATACCGCGGCTCCCGTCTGCATTTTGAGATCCGGCACGGCAAGGAAGCACTGAACCCGGTTTCTTTTTTACCCTGA
- the rplT gene encoding 50S ribosomal protein L20 yields MPRVKRGFKARRRRNKILKLAKGYRGARSKLFRSATEAVDRALNYAFRDRRVKKRDFRALWIARINAAARENGLSYSRMVFGLKKAEIALDRKVLAELAVADPAGFSAIADKAKAQLQ; encoded by the coding sequence ATGCCCAGAGTTAAACGTGGATTCAAAGCGAGACGTCGTCGTAACAAGATTCTGAAGCTCGCCAAAGGTTATCGCGGCGCCCGGAGCAAATTGTTTCGCAGTGCCACCGAGGCCGTTGATCGTGCGCTGAATTACGCTTTTCGCGACCGCCGCGTCAAAAAGCGTGATTTTCGCGCCCTGTGGATTGCCCGCATCAACGCTGCGGCCCGTGAAAACGGCCTTTCCTACAGCCGCATGGTGTTCGGTCTGAAGAAGGCCGAGATCGCATTGGACCGCAAGGTCCTGGCGGAACTCGCTGTGGCGGATCCGGCCGGTTTTAGCGCCATCGCCGACAAAGCCAAAGCCCAGCTTCAGTAA
- the pheT gene encoding phenylalanine--tRNA ligase subunit beta, translated as MIVTYNWLKEYVDFALEPEELAHRLTMAGLEVDSMERIGYGMDSVVTARLLTVDRHPDADKLTVCQVDYGRETVQVVCGARNHKAGDLVALATVGTVLPGNFKIKKSKIRGIESCGMLCSEKELGLAEASDGIMILSDSCALGQPVFDALGLKDVRYELGLTPNRPDCLSVLGVAREVAAMTGRPLNIAQPALAEGGDEAAACTSVTIEDPDACPRYAARLIRGVKIGPSPSWLVRKLESVGQRSINNVVDVTNLVLMELGHPLHAFDFQRLREGRIVVKKAAEGESFRTLDGAARQLSGNDLVIGDGQGPVALAGVMGGENSEVVPETADILLESAYFNPVTIRRTSKRLGLRTEASHRFERGCDIAMVPVALNRAAALIAQVAGGQVSRGMIDMYPRPLTQRKIVVSVRRADEILGLDLKLEDIHGHLCSIGLEAHPAEERHSESLVVTIPFFRPDLEREIDLIEEVARLNGYDRIPVTMPAGRMVCHMPAGHHKGVSRLRDAMVAAGFRELVNYSFVSPESWDRIGLAAGDPRREAVRILNPLTEEQSVLRTSLVPSLLETVARNLSYQNQDLSLFELRPVFLPAANETLPAEKWRLCAVVCGRREPEGWAQNNQKVDFYDLKGVAEQILEMFNVGPVSWDAETVESYLHPGKACCLRKNGDVFGSVGEVHPKVLAAFEIDQPVFLLDLDFEQMLAAKSRGSVFSALSRFPQVARDSAFLVDENLLFRDVQEVLDKACGPLVEECVLFDLYRGKGVPDGKKSLAVRVRYRSIDRTLTDEDIQKAHDRIVRALVDRLGAELR; from the coding sequence ATGATCGTTACCTATAATTGGCTGAAAGAATATGTCGACTTCGCGTTGGAGCCCGAGGAGCTGGCGCACCGGCTTACCATGGCCGGTCTTGAAGTGGATAGCATGGAACGCATCGGCTACGGGATGGATAGTGTCGTAACCGCTCGCCTGCTGACCGTCGACAGGCATCCCGACGCGGACAAGCTGACCGTTTGTCAGGTGGATTATGGCCGTGAAACGGTGCAGGTCGTGTGCGGTGCGCGCAACCATAAGGCTGGCGATCTGGTTGCCCTGGCCACGGTCGGTACCGTATTGCCCGGGAATTTCAAAATCAAAAAATCCAAAATTCGTGGCATCGAATCCTGCGGCATGCTCTGCTCGGAAAAAGAGCTGGGTCTTGCCGAAGCATCGGATGGGATCATGATCCTTTCCGATAGCTGTGCTCTCGGTCAACCTGTTTTCGATGCTCTCGGGCTTAAAGACGTCCGCTACGAGTTGGGACTGACGCCCAACCGTCCGGATTGTCTCAGCGTATTGGGGGTGGCTCGGGAGGTTGCCGCCATGACAGGGCGCCCGTTGAATATTGCCCAGCCCGCTTTGGCGGAAGGCGGAGATGAGGCAGCGGCCTGCACTTCGGTCACGATTGAGGACCCCGATGCCTGCCCTCGCTATGCGGCCCGCTTGATTCGCGGAGTCAAAATCGGGCCTTCGCCCAGCTGGCTGGTCCGTAAACTGGAATCGGTGGGACAGCGTTCCATCAACAATGTTGTCGATGTTACCAATCTTGTCCTCATGGAGTTGGGACATCCGCTGCACGCCTTCGATTTTCAACGACTTCGCGAAGGGCGGATCGTGGTCAAAAAGGCTGCCGAGGGGGAATCGTTCCGCACGCTCGATGGTGCTGCCCGGCAGTTGTCTGGCAACGATCTGGTCATAGGCGACGGGCAGGGTCCCGTAGCCCTCGCCGGGGTGATGGGCGGCGAGAATTCCGAAGTTGTTCCGGAGACCGCCGATATCCTGCTTGAAAGCGCTTATTTCAATCCCGTGACGATTCGTCGCACCAGCAAGCGGCTTGGATTGCGCACCGAGGCCTCGCACCGTTTCGAGCGCGGCTGCGATATCGCCATGGTCCCGGTGGCTCTGAACCGGGCGGCGGCCCTTATTGCTCAGGTTGCCGGCGGCCAGGTTAGCCGTGGCATGATCGATATGTATCCGCGTCCCCTGACCCAGCGCAAGATCGTCGTTTCGGTGCGTCGCGCCGATGAAATTCTCGGGCTCGATCTGAAACTCGAAGACATTCACGGGCATCTGTGTTCCATCGGGCTGGAAGCGCATCCGGCCGAAGAGCGGCACAGCGAGTCCCTGGTAGTGACCATACCTTTTTTCCGGCCGGATCTCGAAAGGGAAATCGACCTTATCGAGGAAGTGGCAAGGCTCAACGGTTATGACCGCATTCCCGTAACCATGCCGGCTGGCCGTATGGTCTGTCATATGCCGGCTGGCCACCACAAGGGAGTGTCGCGTCTGCGCGATGCAATGGTTGCCGCCGGATTCAGGGAACTTGTCAATTATTCCTTTGTTTCCCCCGAGTCGTGGGACCGCATCGGTCTGGCTGCCGGGGATCCGCGCCGTGAGGCGGTCCGCATCCTCAACCCTCTGACCGAAGAACAGTCCGTGCTGCGCACCAGCCTGGTTCCGAGTTTGCTGGAAACGGTTGCCCGCAATCTCTCCTATCAGAATCAGGACCTGAGCTTGTTTGAATTGCGGCCGGTTTTCCTGCCGGCAGCCAATGAAACGCTTCCGGCCGAGAAATGGCGCCTTTGCGCTGTTGTTTGCGGTCGTCGGGAACCGGAAGGCTGGGCGCAAAACAATCAGAAAGTGGACTTCTACGATCTTAAGGGGGTGGCGGAACAAATTCTCGAGATGTTCAATGTCGGCCCGGTAAGCTGGGACGCGGAGACTGTCGAGAGCTACCTGCACCCCGGAAAAGCCTGCTGCTTGCGGAAAAACGGTGACGTATTCGGTTCTGTTGGCGAAGTCCATCCAAAGGTTCTGGCTGCCTTTGAAATCGATCAGCCGGTGTTCCTGCTCGATCTTGATTTCGAACAAATGCTTGCCGCGAAGAGCCGTGGAAGTGTCTTCAGTGCATTGTCACGTTTTCCGCAGGTTGCCAGGGACAGTGCCTTTCTGGTTGATGAAAATCTGCTGTTCCGGGATGTCCAGGAAGTGCTGGACAAGGCCTGTGGGCCTCTGGTGGAGGAGTGTGTGCTGTTCGACCTCTATCGCGGCAAGGGCGTGCCGGACGGCAAGAAGAGTCTCGCTGTCAGGGTCCGATATCGCAGTATCGATCGCACCTTGACGGATGAGGACATTCAGAAAGCCCATGACAGGATTGTCAGGGCGCTTGTGGATCGGCTGGGTGCCGAACTCCGCTAG
- a CDS encoding MerR family transcriptional regulator: MQVTIPDKLYFKIGEVARLTGVKPHVLRYWESEFQNIRPVKSQGKQRLYRREDIEFILQLKDMLHQQGYTIAGARKILAQKCRSLQPPVDQPLDAMRMLRDIREDLLRLRTLLDRT, from the coding sequence ATGCAGGTGACGATTCCTGACAAGTTGTATTTTAAAATCGGAGAAGTGGCGCGCCTGACAGGGGTCAAGCCACATGTGCTGCGTTACTGGGAGTCGGAATTCCAGAATATCCGACCGGTCAAGAGCCAGGGAAAACAGCGGCTTTATCGCAGGGAAGACATCGAATTCATATTGCAGCTCAAGGATATGCTGCACCAGCAAGGGTACACCATCGCCGGTGCCAGAAAAATTCTTGCGCAGAAATGTCGTTCTTTGCAGCCGCCGGTTGATCAGCCGCTGGACGCGATGCGTATGTTGCGGGATATCCGGGAGGATCTGCTGCGGTTGCGAACTCTACTTGACCGGACTTGA
- a CDS encoding YqaA family protein, producing MKFLRRLYDWVLRWADTPYGLPALFLLAFAESSFFPIPPDVLLLALTLGKPSGAFRFATIASAGSVLGGAVGYAIGWGFWDVLGAFFYQYVPMFSAEGFVRVQELFSQYNFWVVFTAGFTPIPYKIITIGAGVFQINFGMFMLASLLSRSLRFFLLALLVFLWGQPVRRFVETYFNYLTFALMILCIGGFLLVSHFT from the coding sequence TTGAAATTTCTGCGGCGTCTCTATGATTGGGTGTTGCGTTGGGCGGATACGCCTTATGGCCTGCCGGCACTCTTTCTTCTGGCATTTGCCGAGTCTTCCTTTTTTCCCATCCCTCCCGATGTTCTGCTGCTGGCACTGACGCTCGGCAAGCCTTCCGGTGCTTTCCGTTTCGCAACCATAGCTTCCGCGGGGTCGGTTCTGGGGGGGGCGGTGGGCTATGCAATCGGCTGGGGCTTCTGGGATGTTCTGGGCGCATTTTTTTATCAATACGTACCCATGTTTTCCGCCGAAGGTTTTGTCCGGGTTCAGGAATTGTTCAGTCAATACAATTTCTGGGTTGTTTTTACCGCCGGGTTTACCCCGATTCCCTACAAAATCATCACGATTGGCGCCGGAGTGTTCCAGATCAATTTCGGCATGTTCATGCTAGCATCCCTGCTCAGTCGCAGTTTGCGGTTTTTTCTGCTGGCGCTGCTGGTCTTTTTGTGGGGGCAGCCTGTCCGGCGGTTTGTTGAAACCTATTTCAATTATCTGACGTTTGCCCTTATGATTCTCTGTATCGGAGGGTTTTTGCTGGTGTCGCATTTTACCTGA
- the pheS gene encoding phenylalanine--tRNA ligase subunit alpha, which translates to MREKLVAMLDHGRQAFESANSAAALQEIRVRFLGKKGELTSIMKGMGQLSAEQRPVIGALANDVKVTLEKLFEERSRLVGELELQKRLAEERIDVTLPGRRSMGGSKHPVTLVIEEIAAIFSAMGFAVAEGPEVEQDFYNFEALNMPKDHPARDMQDTFYINDDVVLRTHTSPVQIRTMLKHAPPVRVIAPGTVYRRDSDLTHTPMFHQVEGFLVDRNISFGDLKGVLTAFLSQIFGKGLQVRFRPSFFPFTEPSAEVDIQCVMCKGQGCRVCKGSGWLEILGSGMIDPEVFKAVGYDPAIYSGFAFGMGVERIAMLKYGVNDLRLFFENDVRFLRQF; encoded by the coding sequence ATGAGAGAAAAACTTGTTGCCATGCTTGATCACGGACGCCAGGCGTTTGAGTCTGCCAACTCCGCAGCCGCCTTGCAGGAAATCCGGGTTCGTTTTCTTGGAAAAAAGGGCGAGTTGACCTCTATTATGAAAGGCATGGGACAGCTCAGCGCCGAGCAGAGGCCTGTGATCGGTGCGCTCGCCAACGACGTTAAAGTTACGCTGGAAAAACTTTTCGAAGAACGATCCCGACTGGTCGGCGAGCTTGAACTTCAAAAGCGCCTTGCGGAAGAACGCATCGACGTTACCCTGCCGGGGCGCCGATCCATGGGTGGCAGCAAACATCCCGTAACCCTGGTTATCGAGGAAATCGCCGCGATTTTCTCGGCCATGGGGTTTGCCGTAGCGGAAGGTCCCGAAGTTGAACAGGATTTTTATAATTTTGAAGCCCTGAATATGCCCAAGGATCATCCGGCGCGGGATATGCAGGACACTTTTTATATCAACGACGACGTTGTGCTGCGCACGCATACGTCGCCTGTGCAGATCCGCACCATGCTGAAACATGCCCCGCCGGTAAGGGTTATCGCTCCGGGAACCGTATATCGCCGTGATTCCGATCTCACGCATACGCCGATGTTTCATCAGGTTGAAGGCTTTCTTGTCGATCGGAACATTTCCTTCGGCGATCTGAAGGGCGTGCTTACCGCATTTTTATCGCAGATTTTCGGCAAAGGGCTGCAAGTGCGTTTTCGGCCGTCTTTTTTTCCATTCACGGAGCCGAGTGCCGAAGTCGACATTCAGTGCGTAATGTGTAAAGGGCAGGGGTGTCGCGTCTGCAAGGGATCGGGATGGCTTGAAATCCTTGGCAGCGGCATGATCGATCCCGAAGTGTTCAAGGCCGTGGGGTACGATCCTGCCATTTATAGCGGGTTCGCTTTCGGCATGGGGGTAGAGCGGATTGCCATGCTCAAGTACGGGGTCAATGACCTGCGCCTGTTTTTCGAAAACGATGTCCGCTTTCTTCGCCAGTTTTAA